Part of the Rhodothermus bifroesti genome, AATCGCATTCGGCTTTACTTTCGCTATGCTGACGAAGGCTTGCTACTGCGACCAACTGCTGATCGGAACGCCTTCGTTATTGCCGGAGCTGACCGCGTCTTTTATCCCGCCCACGTGCGCATCGAAGGCAGCACACTGGTTGTCTGGAATCCAAACGTCCCTAATCCCCAGGCTGTGCGCTATGGCTGGTCGAACGCGCCGCGCGCAGTGCTTTTCAACCGAGCTGGTCTGCCAGCCTCTCCGTTTCGAACCGATGATTGGCCGGAGGGAGATTAACTTTATGCCACTTGCTTTGAAAAAGGGACCGTGCATACCTTAAACGGTCCCTTTTTTATTTGAGGCAAGGCGATGAAGCACTTTTACTGGACGCTTTTCCTGATCGGATTTCTAGCAGGATGCAGCCTGCTGTTCCCAGAGAAAAATGAATCTAACCCCCAAGCAGAAGATGAGCCCACGGCTACAGTATGCGATCGGTGGGGCTCACGGGATGTCGCCGGAGGCCGCTATCGGGTGATCAACAATGTATGGGGCGCCGAAACAGCGCAGTGTATTGAAATAGGCTTGGAAACGGGCAACTTTATCCTTACGCGGGCTGAGCACAGCAACGGCGATAATGTAGCTGCCTATCCAGCCATCTATTTAGGATGCCATTGGGGCGCTTGCACGAGCCAGTCGGGCCTACCCCTTCGGGTTGAGGCGATCTCCAGGCTTCAAAGCAACTGGAGACTTACACCCATTAGCTCAGGTCGCTGGAATGCTGCCTACGACCTTTGGTTTAGCCCGTCGCTTACTTCAACAAATGGCTATAGCGGCGGGGCTGAACTCATGATTTGGCTCAACTGGCGAGGTAACGTGATGCCAGGGGGAAATCGGGTAGCGACCGTCTCTCTGGCCGGCGCTACCTGGGAAGTATGGTTTGCCGATTGGGACTGGAACTACATCGCCTACCGGCGTACAACACCCGTCACGGAAGTGACCCAGCTCGACCTAAAAGCTTTTATTGACGATGCGGTAGCGCGCGGCTACATCAGCCCAACGTGGTATCTGCATGCTGTAGAAACCGGCTTTGAACTTTGGGAAGGGGGTAGGGGGCTCAAAAGTAGCGATTTTAGCGTTACTTTGACCGCACGCTAAAGTGAAACTTTGGGCCACATACTTGGTGTCTAAAGCTTGTAAAGCCTTTGTGTAGCGATCCTTTGCAGCCCTACGCTACGGCATTTCTTTCATGCTTTAAAAACGTAAAAGGGATGACCATGGCAACGTATCTCATCTTCACGCGGCTGGGCCCCGATGCATTCAGAGATCCTAACGAGTTTCGGCAACTGGCTGAACGCGTCTCTTCAGAAATCCAAAAGCGCTGTCCCGGCGTAACCTGGAAAGAAAGCTACGTGACGCTGGGGCGTTTTGACATTGTAGACATTGTGGAAGCTGCTGATCAAAAGGAAGTGGAGCGTGCAGCCATGCTCATTCGAGCATTGGCACGAGCCACAACCGAAACTATGCCTGCTACGCCCTGGAAAACGTTTTTGGCCCATTTAAGCTAAAAGTCTTCAGGCTACGTGATGCAGTAGCCTGAGCTCGTAGAGCAGGTCGCGTACGTCGACAGCCTCGTGGGGTGAGGGACCCAAGGCATCAGCGATGGGTGCTAAGGGATCCTGCAAGCGCACTAGGGTGGCTTCTACGCAGGCTGCTAAAGCTTCAAGGTCGTAGCCGCCCTCAAGCGCTGCCACTAGGCGGCCGTCGCAACAGGCATCGGCCCATTCCATGAGCTCATAAACCAGGGCAGCGTAGCCTGTTACGCTGAGCTGCATGGACCCTAGCGGATCGCGCCAGTGGGCATCGTATCCAGCCGAAAGAAAAATCACCTCAGGCCGAAAGCGGCGTACTACAGGGCCTAACAGGCGTCGAAAAGCCTCTAGGTAGCCCTCGTCTCCGGTATAAGCCGGAAGCGGCACGTTTACGGTAGTGCCACGGCCACGTCCGGTACCGATTTCCTCGGCCCGACCCGTGCCAGGATAATGGGGAAACTGATGCACACTCAGAAAAAGCACATTCGGATCTTCGTAAAAGACTTCCTGCGTGCCGTTGCCATGATGGACGTCGAAATCCACAATAGCCACGCGCTCAACACCAAAGGTTTGCTGCACCCAACGTGTAGCAATAGCTACGTTCGAAAACAGGCAAAAGCCCATGGCCCGGTCAGGCGTTGCATGATGACCTGGGGGACGAACCGCCGCAAAGCCATTGCTGGCCCGCCTTTCAAGTACGGCTTGCGTAACGGCTAGAAGTGCACCCACAGCTTCCAGCGCAGCTTCTAAGCTACCTGGCTGTAGATAAGTGTCGACGTCGAGTCGGAGAGGAGCATGCGCTACTGCTTGCTGCAAGCGTTCAATGTAGGTGCGTCGGTGTACCAAGCGAATAATTTCCCAATCTATAGGAAGAGGCTGCTGAAGCGCTAGCCGGTCCCATAGCTGCGCAGTGGTCAAGCGCTCTCGGATTGCTTCCAGGCGTTCCGGTCGCTCCACATGTCCGGTTTCTGCATGGGCCGTGTGCGTGGCATTCCAGGCAAAGGCGGTCGTCATACAGCAACGGCGCTTTGTTGGAGAAAACTTTCTCCTAAAAAAGTAAGCCGATGCAAGTTTGGCAATTAAGCAAGACTACGTAGAATTGGCCATATGAATGTGCGATAAGTCACGCAGCAGCGCCAGAAGTTCCGCAAGGATCATGGCGGTTGCACCCCAGATGCGATGCGATTCGACCTCGAAAAACGGGACCTGCGTGCGCTGCCCTCGGATATCCCAAAGCTCACACCGTTGCGCATGAGGATCCAGTAGCCGCTCCAGCGGTACCCGGAGCACTGCTGCAACTTCCTCTGGGCAAGGCTTAAGGGGAGGAAGGGCCTGGAGGCTGCCTACAAACGGATAGACGCAAAAATGGGATACAGGAATATAAAGCGGCGTTAAGGCGCCTAGCAGCGTGATGCTTGTGGCCAAGATGCCCAGTTCTTCTTCGGTTTCGCGCAAAGCGGTTTGCCAGAGGGGTTCATCGGCTTCGCGCCGGCCTCCTGGAAAGCTAATCTGCCCTCCATGGGCTTTGAGATTCGCCGGACGCACAATCAGTAGCACCATGGGGTGCGATAGCTCAGGGTAGATGGGCACTAGCACAGCAGCTTCTTGGCACATTTTGCGCTCAGCCCGAAACTGCTCAGGATCTTGACGGTGGGCTGGCGCCATCGTCAGTTGCGCCTGTGTGCCAGGCAAAGGGCCTTGGAGCCGCTGGCGTAAAGCGTCGATGACCTCATGAAACGTCAGCATGGCCCTCCAAACGCGCTGGTGGCGCTAACGGGTTCCCGCAGCTTCCAAGCGATAGTCGCGATAGTACACTTCTTGCGTGATGAGCATGGTGTAGCGACGCATGCGGCGACGCATTGGATGCATCCATTCGATGTAGCGGTACTGGGGCAGATCCAGCCCATGCAGACGTGTAAACCGAGTCAGAATAACCCTAGGGGGAGCAGCAGGTCGCCAGCGCACGAGCAAGCGGCTCTGTAGCAGCCGTCCATCCTGTTGCGCAAACCAGAGCGTAGCACGCTCGGCAGGACTAGGGCCAGGAGGGTGCAGTTCGACGCGCCAGCAGGGCGCAGCCTCAACGGTGTCAGCGATTGCCGGAGCGTGCGCTAGCCAGCGTGTCCAAGCATTGCGCAGAGGCATCACATGGGCCAGTGCGTGGAGCTCGGCTTCAGCAAAGGCAGGGACTGGTGGCGTAGGTACCCGATTGTTGATGTCAAGGGAGCGTACTTGCCAGCCCATGACATCGGCCTCCAAGTACGCTTCAGCGGCGATCTGCCAGCGACGCACGCCAAAAGGACTGTCCAGTTTACGGTGGATTTCAAGCGTCACGCGCAGTGCTTGCCAGCGGCTCCACGCTTGCCGCTGCGCGTGCAGCCAGCGCTCCATAAGCGTATCCGCTGGGAGGCCCTGCGCATAAAGACCAGGGCCTAGCCATAGAAAAAGCATTCCAGCCAGACACAAACGACGCGCGCGCATAAGCAAACGGTCTAGGCCAGCTACTTCCTTTATCGATAGCTGGCCTGGCAAGATGTTGCCAATATGTGGCAAAAGTACACTTTTTTGTCATCGCGGGAGCATTTTTTTCGTTTGAAACGATGCTACCTTAGATGCAACGCTGAAGGGCTTGCTATGGCTGCGCAGCTCCTTATTGTTGAAGACGACGAAGCGCTACGAACGCTCCTCGTCGAGCGCCTGCAGACTGAAGGGTATGCAGTAAAGGCCGTGGCTTGTGGCGAAGCGGCCTTAGAAGAGGTTGCCCGAGCAGTGCCGGACTTGATCATACTGGACTTGATGCTGCCCGGTATGGATGGTTTAGAAGTATGTCGCCGGCTTCGAGTGCGTTATCCGGCAGTTTATGTGCTTATGCTCACAGCGCGGTCGAGCGAGCTTGACCGGGTTGTTGGATTAGAGGTAGGAGCAGACGATTACGTCACCAAGCCGTTTAGCCTAAACGAGCTGGTGGCACGTGTTCGCGCTGGGCTGCGGCGATTACAGCTCGACCGCGAAGCAACAGTAGAAGAGCCGCTTGTGTTTGGCAGCTTGCGGATCGATCCCGTGCGGCGGCAAGTTTGGCGTGACGAGCAGCTTGTGCATTTGACCGTTCGAGAGTTTGACCTGCTTTGTTTTTTGGCGCGGCATCCCGACCGTCCGTTCACACGGCTGCAGCTTCTACGGGAGGTGTGGGGTATTGATTATCCAGGATATGCCCGCACCGTCGATTCGCACGTGCAGCGTCTGCGTGCTAAAATTGAACCGCTGCCCGGCTCGCCGCGCTATATTCGGACGGTCTGGGGCGTGGGCTACAAGTTCCAGGCCGAAGAAGAGGCATGAGCTTTTGGCGACGCTCTGTGTTTGGCCGGGTTGCGCTGCTGCTGAGCGGCGCCCAGGTGCTGGTTGCTTTGCTGGCTGTGGGGCTGAGCGCTTACTTTGCCCGCACGCGTAGCCTGGGGCTTGCCGCAGCAGGTATTCGCCTACGGTTAGATGCCCTGGCTGAAGAAATCGAGCAGCGCGTAGATCTTGACAGGGCTGACTTGGCGCATCTGCCGCTTCCGGTGCAGCTCGACCTGAGCGCGCGCTTCCCAGATCCGGTGTTGCTGCTGGACTCGCTGGGACATTTGGTAACCATTATCTGGCCTGATTCTGAGCTGTTTGGGCCTTATCCAAACACTTTGCCCGTTTTACCGTCTGAGGTGGCCTCCTGGCTGCGTGCCGATGAAGTGGTTGTGCAGCTTGAGGGCGACGGTTGGGCGCTGGCTCCGCTGTACCGCCTAGACGGGCGGCGCGCAGGTAGCGTACTGGTAGCACCACTGAGGCGGTCGTTGGCACGAGAGCTTTCAGGAACACAGGCAGCCTACTATCGCGCCTTGGCGCTAACGCTGGCAGCAGCTGTCTTGCTAGCGCTGCTGCTGGGAGCCTTGTTCACCCGCGCACTGCTGAAGCCCCTTAGACAGGTGGTGGCCGAAGTGCAGCGACTAGGCGCAGGAGACCTGAGCGCTCGGTTGCCTGTTGCACGGGACGATGAGTTTGGCCGTCTGGCCCGCGCTGTCAATGAAATGGCTGAAGCTGTTGCACGCAGTGTTACCCTCTTGCAGGAAACCGACCGTATGCGCCGCGAGCTGATTGCCGGTATTGGTCACGATCTGCGCACACCGCTGGCTACGCTGCTCGGCTACCTGGAGGAGGCGCAGCGGCACCTTGAGGCAGGTCGCCTGGAGGCTACCCAAGCTGCTCTAGAGGTGGTCCAAGCACGCGGCCGGCACCTTGGAAGGCTAATCGAAGACTTGTTTGAACTAAGCGTATTGGAGCGTCCAAAACCGCCCCTACACCTTGAGCCCGTACCGCTGGCCGAGCTGCTTGAAGAAACCGCACGCGCACACCGGAAGCTATTTACAGCAGCCGGCATCAAGCTGCAAACGTCGTGGCCTGCTGAGCTGCCTGTCCTTGAAGCCGATGGTGCCCGCCTGCGGCGCGTACTGGACAATCTGCTCGACAATGCCCGACGGCATACCCCCTCGGGCGGAACGGTAGTGCTTAGCGCAGAAGTCACGGAAACCATGGTGCGTTTGGCTGTGCACGATACCGGGGAAGGTCTAACCCCAGAGGAGCAGGCGCGACTGCTGCGTTTCCCTACTACGGAAACACAACCGCAGGGCACGGGGCTGGGCCTTCGGGTAAGCCAGGCTATCGCGCGGGCCCATGGGGGCTGGCTCGAGGTTAAAAGTAGCCCTGGTCAGGGCAGTACGTTTACCCTTGTACTACTGCGCCAAGAAGTGCAGTTTGACTAAACAAAAGCTTGTGCTTCGGCAAGGCTTGAAAGCGGGGCAGGGGGGAGCCTCACTTCAAACGTAGTACCGCGACCTTTTTCCGAAACCACACGGATTTGGCCTCCCATGAGCTCAACCAACCGGCGAGCAATCGACAGCCCTAGACCAACGCCTTGGTGCGTCTGCGTTAGGCCTTCCCGCTCTTGCCGAAAAGGTTCAAAAAGATGAGGTAGAAATGCCGGATCGATGCCACAACCGGTATCCTCCACAGCTAGCCAAACCCTTCCGTCTCGGCTTCCGGTATGCACGCGTACATAGCCAGCATCGGTGAATTTGATGGCATTCGAAAGCAGGTTGACCACTACCTGGTGGAGACGGACAGGGTCGGCCATAGCAAGCGGCGGATTTCCTAGCCTGAGCTCTAGCGACAGCCCCTTTTCCACCGCCAAAGGGCGCATAAGCTGGACAGCCTGTTCCACAACCTCATTAACCTCGACAGGGCAAAGCTTAAGTTCTAACCGGTTTGCTTCGATCTTGCTTAGGTCTAACAGATCGTTTAGCAGGCTAAGAAGTCGCCGACCGGAGCGGTCGATAATTTGAGCAAATTCGCGCAGGTCTTCTTGGCCTCGAGCAGCCAGCTCTTCATCCAGGAGCTCCGCAAAGCCTAAAATGCCCGTCAGTGGCGTGCGAATCTCATGACTGATGTTGGCCAAGAAGGCCGACTTAAGACGGCTAGCTTCTTCGGCACGTTCCTTGGCTTCCTCCAGCTGCCGTTCGGCTTCTACAAGTTCAGTCACATCCGCCATCAGGCCAATGTAACCCACATGTTGGCCTTGCTCGTCGTAGAGCAAATCGATGTGCACCTCATCCCAGAAGGTTGACCCATCCTTACGATAATGCACAAGCCGAGCGTGGGCAGCGCGTCCGCGCAGCAGCCGTAGTCGCATGCAGCGAAGTGTTTCGCGGTCGGTTTGCGGACCGTGCAGCAGGTGCTCAATGTTTTTACCACGCACTTCCTCAAGAGTATAGCCCGTCAGACGCGTGAAGGCATCATTGACCCAGACGAGGTTGCCCCGGGTATCGGTTAAGGCCACGCCTTGTGAAATTTGGGCAACTACGCGCGCCAGGCGCTCGCGCGTTTCCCGCAACAGGGATTTTTCCATACCCAAGCTGGCCAGCTGGGCCAGACGGGCAGCGATGGCCTGGTCATCGGCACTTGGCGAGCGAACTGTTTCAAAACACAAACCCATAACGCCTAAGAGTTCCTCGCGGCTACCGATAAGGGGTAAAGCCCAGCAGGCGCGTATGCCCGTTTGGCCGCGCAGCGACCGCAGCTTGGCCCAAGAGGGATCGCTTTCGATGTCGGCGGTCCAGACGGGCTGGCGAGAGGCTAGCGCCTTTCCTAGGCTGTTGTCAAAGCCAATGGGCTGACCCTCAAATGCTGCCGTAAACGCCGGAGGAAGGTTGGGCGCTGCACACAGGCGCAGTTTTCCTTCTTCGTAGAGCCATACCGAGGCCAAAGCACCAGGCACAAAACGTTCGGCCAGATGGCAAAACTGCGTGCACAGTGCTCGCCGTGAAGCCCCAGCAATAAGTTGTTCTAAAAATTGCCCTTCTGCTTCTAGCAAGGCCTGCAACTGCCGTATTTCGGTAATGTCGCGCGCAATGCCAGCAATGAGTCGGATGCGACCGTCAGGGTCAGGGATAGGTACAAGTTGGGTGAGCCAAGTACGCCGTCCTGCGGGTAGATCTAGCGTTTCCTCGTATTGGACGGGATGGCCTGCCTCCAGGCATCGCCGATAATTGCTGATCACATGGGCTACCAGCTCGGGAGGCAAAACTTGGTCGAGAGGACGGTTCCAGAGCATCTCCGGCGTGAGGCCTGTTTTGCGCTGATGGGAAGGATTGGTGGCCTCGACCAGAAATTGCCCATCTTCGGTAACGCGAATCCAGAAAATAGCGTCTTCGGTGTGGTTGTAGAGCCCCAAATAGCGGCGGCGCTGCTCAAACAAGTCGGTAAGATCGATGAGTGTGCCTTCGATAAACTCGGTGCCATCCTCTTCTCGGACAATGTGGACATTTTCGATGCCCCAGAGCCTACGGCCATCTCGCCGTCGCAGCTGAATCTCATAGTTAACCAGACAACCTTGCTGACGTAGTGCTTGGATAAAGCTTTCCCGATCGGCTTGATTGAAGTAGAGGATGGCAGCACTCTGGCCGTTGAGGGCTTCGGGATCCTCGTATCCCAGCATGCGGGCTAGGGCAGGATTAACAGCCAGGATGCGCCCGTCGAGTGTGGTGCGGTAGTAGCCGGCGACGCTGTGTTCGAAGAGCCGGCGGTAGCGGGCTTCGCTTTGCCTTAGGCGTTCTGTCGCCCGTACTTCGTCGTCGACGTCCAGCACAGTCCCCAAAATAGCTGGCTTACCGTTGTGCATAATGCGCCGCCCGCGCACTTCTACGTAGCGAATGCTGCCGTCTTTATGTTTGCCTCGGAAGCGATAGCGCGCTTCTTCGACCTGGCCTGAGAGTCGCTCGCGCAGGTTTTTAATTACAAGGGGTCGATCAGCTTCTGCCACAAGTTCTAAGACTGACGTCCCTTCGATTTCTTCTGGAGTATATCCAAAAATGGCGGCGGCTTGGGGATTAGCTAGCACAATCTTGTCCCCCTGGAGGAGGTAAATGCCGGCCAAGCTGGTTTCAAAGAGGGCGCGATAGAGCGTTTCGACCTCGCGGAGTGCTTGCTCTTCGCGCAGGTCTCGGAAAATACCTAGTATCAGTTTTTTCTTTTCGATCGGAAAGACGCGAGCCAAGATTTCGACAGGCACCCAGCTGCCATCCGCACGCGCAATCAAAAGGCCGCGTTCACGTGCAGCGCCAATTTTTACCGTTTCCAGAAATTTTTGCCAATAATGCTCGGCTAGCTCAGGAGGATGCAGCGCTGTAACAGACATGCTGCAAAGCTGCGCTCGGCTGTAGCCCCAAAGCCGCTCGGCTGCGGGATTGGCTTCCAGAACCTGGCCCGTTTCTGGGTCAGCAATTAAAACCGCTTCGGGGGTGTGCTCATATAGAGCCTGATAAATGGTTGCGTGCAGGCTGGTCTGGGTGGGGTACTCCATAGGAGCAAAACATTGTATGCTGCCTCTTGAGGCTACTGCACAAACCTTATTCCAAAGGTGGTTTAGCCCTTTCGAGCAAGTGGG contains:
- a CDS encoding response regulator transcription factor produces the protein MAAQLLIVEDDEALRTLLVERLQTEGYAVKAVACGEAALEEVARAVPDLIILDLMLPGMDGLEVCRRLRVRYPAVYVLMLTARSSELDRVVGLEVGADDYVTKPFSLNELVARVRAGLRRLQLDREATVEEPLVFGSLRIDPVRRQVWRDEQLVHLTVREFDLLCFLARHPDRPFTRLQLLREVWGIDYPGYARTVDSHVQRLRAKIEPLPGSPRYIRTVWGVGYKFQAEEEA
- a CDS encoding NUDIX hydrolase codes for the protein MLTFHEVIDALRQRLQGPLPGTQAQLTMAPAHRQDPEQFRAERKMCQEAAVLVPIYPELSHPMVLLIVRPANLKAHGGQISFPGGRREADEPLWQTALRETEEELGILATSITLLGALTPLYIPVSHFCVYPFVGSLQALPPLKPCPEEVAAVLRVPLERLLDPHAQRCELWDIRGQRTQVPFFEVESHRIWGATAMILAELLALLRDLSHIHMANST
- a CDS encoding GYD domain-containing protein; its protein translation is MATYLIFTRLGPDAFRDPNEFRQLAERVSSEIQKRCPGVTWKESYVTLGRFDIVDIVEAADQKEVERAAMLIRALARATTETMPATPWKTFLAHLS
- a CDS encoding GH12 family glycosyl hydrolase domain-containing protein → MKHFYWTLFLIGFLAGCSLLFPEKNESNPQAEDEPTATVCDRWGSRDVAGGRYRVINNVWGAETAQCIEIGLETGNFILTRAEHSNGDNVAAYPAIYLGCHWGACTSQSGLPLRVEAISRLQSNWRLTPISSGRWNAAYDLWFSPSLTSTNGYSGGAELMIWLNWRGNVMPGGNRVATVSLAGATWEVWFADWDWNYIAYRRTTPVTEVTQLDLKAFIDDAVARGYISPTWYLHAVETGFELWEGGRGLKSSDFSVTLTAR
- a CDS encoding sensor histidine kinase gives rise to the protein MSFWRRSVFGRVALLLSGAQVLVALLAVGLSAYFARTRSLGLAAAGIRLRLDALAEEIEQRVDLDRADLAHLPLPVQLDLSARFPDPVLLLDSLGHLVTIIWPDSELFGPYPNTLPVLPSEVASWLRADEVVVQLEGDGWALAPLYRLDGRRAGSVLVAPLRRSLARELSGTQAAYYRALALTLAAAVLLALLLGALFTRALLKPLRQVVAEVQRLGAGDLSARLPVARDDEFGRLARAVNEMAEAVARSVTLLQETDRMRRELIAGIGHDLRTPLATLLGYLEEAQRHLEAGRLEATQAALEVVQARGRHLGRLIEDLFELSVLERPKPPLHLEPVPLAELLEETARAHRKLFTAAGIKLQTSWPAELPVLEADGARLRRVLDNLLDNARRHTPSGGTVVLSAEVTETMVRLAVHDTGEGLTPEEQARLLRFPTTETQPQGTGLGLRVSQAIARAHGGWLEVKSSPGQGSTFTLVLLRQEVQFD
- a CDS encoding histone deacetylase family protein; translation: MTTAFAWNATHTAHAETGHVERPERLEAIRERLTTAQLWDRLALQQPLPIDWEIIRLVHRRTYIERLQQAVAHAPLRLDVDTYLQPGSLEAALEAVGALLAVTQAVLERRASNGFAAVRPPGHHATPDRAMGFCLFSNVAIATRWVQQTFGVERVAIVDFDVHHGNGTQEVFYEDPNVLFLSVHQFPHYPGTGRAEEIGTGRGRGTTVNVPLPAYTGDEGYLEAFRRLLGPVVRRFRPEVIFLSAGYDAHWRDPLGSMQLSVTGYAALVYELMEWADACCDGRLVAALEGGYDLEALAACVEATLVRLQDPLAPIADALGPSPHEAVDVRDLLYELRLLHHVA
- a CDS encoding PAS domain S-box protein; the protein is MEYPTQTSLHATIYQALYEHTPEAVLIADPETGQVLEANPAAERLWGYSRAQLCSMSVTALHPPELAEHYWQKFLETVKIGAARERGLLIARADGSWVPVEILARVFPIEKKKLILGIFRDLREEQALREVETLYRALFETSLAGIYLLQGDKIVLANPQAAAIFGYTPEEIEGTSVLELVAEADRPLVIKNLRERLSGQVEEARYRFRGKHKDGSIRYVEVRGRRIMHNGKPAILGTVLDVDDEVRATERLRQSEARYRRLFEHSVAGYYRTTLDGRILAVNPALARMLGYEDPEALNGQSAAILYFNQADRESFIQALRQQGCLVNYEIQLRRRDGRRLWGIENVHIVREEDGTEFIEGTLIDLTDLFEQRRRYLGLYNHTEDAIFWIRVTEDGQFLVEATNPSHQRKTGLTPEMLWNRPLDQVLPPELVAHVISNYRRCLEAGHPVQYEETLDLPAGRRTWLTQLVPIPDPDGRIRLIAGIARDITEIRQLQALLEAEGQFLEQLIAGASRRALCTQFCHLAERFVPGALASVWLYEEGKLRLCAAPNLPPAFTAAFEGQPIGFDNSLGKALASRQPVWTADIESDPSWAKLRSLRGQTGIRACWALPLIGSREELLGVMGLCFETVRSPSADDQAIAARLAQLASLGMEKSLLRETRERLARVVAQISQGVALTDTRGNLVWVNDAFTRLTGYTLEEVRGKNIEHLLHGPQTDRETLRCMRLRLLRGRAAHARLVHYRKDGSTFWDEVHIDLLYDEQGQHVGYIGLMADVTELVEAERQLEEAKERAEEASRLKSAFLANISHEIRTPLTGILGFAELLDEELAARGQEDLREFAQIIDRSGRRLLSLLNDLLDLSKIEANRLELKLCPVEVNEVVEQAVQLMRPLAVEKGLSLELRLGNPPLAMADPVRLHQVVVNLLSNAIKFTDAGYVRVHTGSRDGRVWLAVEDTGCGIDPAFLPHLFEPFRQEREGLTQTHQGVGLGLSIARRLVELMGGQIRVVSEKGRGTTFEVRLPPAPLSSLAEAQAFV